One window of Salegentibacter sp. Hel_I_6 genomic DNA carries:
- a CDS encoding PadR family transcriptional regulator: MKIENTKAQMRKGVLEYCILSVLKDEDAYVAEILDTLKDAKLLVVEGTIYPLLTRLKNAGLLSYRWEESSSGPPRKYYGLTDTGKLFLKELTGTWNELQTAVNVVTNQKNRNHE, encoded by the coding sequence CAAATGCGTAAAGGTGTTCTGGAGTACTGTATTCTTTCGGTATTAAAAGACGAAGATGCGTATGTAGCAGAAATACTGGACACCCTTAAAGACGCCAAATTACTGGTGGTTGAAGGCACTATTTATCCTTTATTAACCAGGTTAAAGAATGCAGGATTACTCAGTTATCGCTGGGAAGAATCTAGCAGCGGACCACCAAGAAAATATTATGGCCTTACCGATACCGGCAAACTCTTTCTAAAAGAACTTACCGGTACATGGAACGAACTCCAAACCGCTGTAAATGTTGTAACCAATCAAAAAAACAGGAATCATGAATAA
- a CDS encoding PspC domain-containing protein has protein sequence MNKTVNINLAGVFFHIDEDAYAKLQHYLDAIKRSFTNTQGKDEIIADIEARIAELFNEKKKDDRQVIGLKEVEEVIAIMGQPEDYMVDEEIFEDEPEYTKTTKSSSGKQLFRDTEHSYVGGVSSGLGHYLGIDFIWVRILWILLTVFSSGAFILIYIALWIFVPEAKTTADKLAMRGEEVTISNIEKKIREGFDNVTGKVKDVDYQKYGNQAKTGATSAATAIGDVITFILKVFVKLIGILLVLVAGSALIGLFIGMFTVGTFGLIDAPWSSYVDMAVSGAPLWLLWLLSFLLVGIPFFFLFILGLKILVGRLRSIGTPAKLVLLGLWLLALIGAAVIGIQQATHRAFDGEQVNLETLPITANDTLYLGMQGNSSFSSSIYRSTDFKIKYDDNDQKVLYSSNVRLIVKPTKDSLAKLEIVKSAEGKDYKEAKERAQNIDYGTSFSGNELLLNSFFISATKYKYRDQKVKLTLYLPEGTTLFADENTNSFHRNTDYWGDILIDGDEEKFLKITEDGAICEDCPIEEWDSESEDEWNEDGDFNARINSGDEEVNIQINRRGVTVDKKPVENNYKDERNENEEL, from the coding sequence ATGAATAAGACAGTAAATATAAACCTTGCCGGTGTATTCTTTCATATAGACGAAGACGCATATGCCAAATTGCAGCACTATCTTGATGCCATAAAACGCTCTTTCACTAATACCCAGGGTAAAGATGAAATTATAGCAGATATTGAAGCTCGTATTGCTGAATTGTTCAATGAGAAGAAAAAAGACGACCGCCAGGTTATCGGCTTGAAAGAAGTTGAAGAAGTAATCGCTATCATGGGGCAACCCGAAGATTATATGGTAGATGAAGAGATCTTTGAAGATGAACCAGAATATACAAAAACCACAAAGTCTTCATCAGGAAAACAATTATTTAGGGATACCGAACATTCTTATGTAGGAGGTGTTTCTTCTGGACTGGGACATTATTTAGGGATAGATTTTATTTGGGTACGTATACTTTGGATATTACTTACCGTTTTTTCCAGTGGTGCGTTTATTCTTATTTACATTGCCCTTTGGATCTTTGTACCAGAAGCTAAAACTACGGCCGATAAACTCGCAATGCGTGGTGAGGAGGTAACCATTAGTAATATTGAAAAAAAGATTCGTGAGGGTTTTGATAATGTTACCGGGAAGGTGAAGGATGTAGATTACCAGAAATACGGTAACCAAGCTAAAACCGGTGCAACCTCTGCAGCTACAGCGATAGGTGATGTCATCACATTTATCTTAAAGGTTTTTGTAAAATTAATTGGAATTCTACTAGTTCTTGTTGCTGGTTCTGCACTCATAGGTCTATTCATTGGAATGTTTACCGTAGGTACATTTGGACTTATAGATGCACCCTGGAGTAGTTATGTAGATATGGCCGTTAGTGGAGCACCACTATGGTTATTATGGCTCTTGAGTTTCTTATTAGTGGGTATCCCCTTTTTCTTCCTATTCATACTAGGATTAAAAATCCTGGTAGGTCGTTTAAGGTCTATTGGAACTCCGGCAAAACTGGTTTTACTGGGACTTTGGTTGTTGGCACTCATCGGTGCGGCGGTAATAGGAATTCAGCAAGCCACCCATCGCGCTTTTGATGGTGAGCAGGTTAATTTAGAAACGCTCCCCATAACAGCAAATGATACGTTATACTTGGGAATGCAGGGAAATTCCAGTTTTTCATCAAGTATTTACAGAAGTACCGATTTTAAAATTAAATATGACGATAATGATCAAAAGGTTCTCTATAGTTCTAATGTTCGTTTAATTGTGAAACCAACCAAAGATTCCCTTGCTAAACTGGAAATAGTAAAGTCGGCGGAAGGTAAAGATTACAAAGAAGCAAAAGAACGTGCTCAAAATATAGATTACGGCACCAGTTTCAGCGGAAATGAATTATTACTGAATAGTTTTTTCATATCAGCCACAAAGTATAAGTACCGTGACCAAAAGGTGAAACTTACTCTATATCTACCCGAGGGAACTACCTTATTTGCTGATGAAAATACCAATAGTTTTCATCGAAATACTGATTATTGGGGAGATATTTTAATAGATGGTGACGAAGAAAAATTCTTAAAGATTACTGAAGATGGAGCCATTTGTGAAGATTGCCCAATTGAGGAATGGGATAGTGAGAGTGAAGATGAATGGAATGAAGATGGGGATTTTAATGCGAGAATTAATTCCGGTGATGAAGAAGTGAATATTCAAATTAATCGGCGAGGTGTAACGGTAGATAAAAAACCGGTAGAAAATAATTATAAAGATGAGAGGAATGAAAATGAGGAGTTATGA
- a CDS encoding GIN domain-containing protein produces the protein MKKIILLLSILMAFSCGAKKVKGSRNVTTEKTRLLDFHSIDIAGDFEVTLKKGSTGMIEVEADDNLHRIIRGEVVDQVLYLKPTKKIGKSKSQEITITFPENLQNITVSENIELASAEELYTENLKITTADDAEVYLTITATKFDLFNGGKSDVELNLTAEDAYFQLNESSEIKALVNAPKFKVDIYEKAKARIEGEVDDLQLRSEHSTKFDGRRLTARTAVVTAEGKSKNELEVLETLTLTAKNRSEIELYGNPKVNLEEFSEKAVLAKKD, from the coding sequence ATGAAAAAAATAATACTCTTACTAAGCATCCTAATGGCTTTTAGCTGTGGCGCAAAAAAAGTAAAAGGAAGCCGAAATGTAACTACTGAAAAAACACGCTTATTAGATTTCCATAGTATAGACATAGCTGGTGATTTTGAAGTAACCCTCAAAAAAGGATCTACCGGAATGATCGAGGTTGAAGCCGATGATAATTTGCACCGTATTATAAGAGGTGAAGTGGTAGACCAGGTTTTATACTTAAAACCGACTAAAAAAATAGGAAAAAGTAAATCTCAGGAAATTACAATTACCTTTCCTGAGAACCTTCAAAACATAACGGTTTCAGAAAATATTGAACTCGCATCAGCCGAGGAACTGTATACAGAAAATCTCAAAATTACAACAGCGGACGACGCTGAAGTTTATCTCACTATAACTGCCACTAAATTTGACCTTTTTAATGGTGGAAAGTCTGATGTAGAATTAAACCTTACTGCAGAAGATGCATATTTTCAATTGAACGAATCTAGTGAGATTAAAGCCCTGGTAAACGCACCAAAATTCAAGGTTGATATTTATGAGAAAGCCAAAGCTAGAATCGAAGGAGAAGTAGACGATTTACAACTACGCTCAGAACATTCTACCAAATTTGATGGTAGAAGATTAACTGCGCGAACCGCAGTCGTAACAGCTGAAGGTAAATCTAAAAACGAGCTTGAAGTACTGGAAACACTCACACTAACTGCTAAAAATAGAAGTGAAATAGAACTTTATGGAAATCCAAAAGTCAATTTGGAAGAATTTTCAGAAAAAGCGGTACTCGCGAAAAAGGATTAA
- a CDS encoding alpha/beta hydrolase → MHRKEIYTSGKELREAEKVLVLIHGRGGNAKEFLSLGNHLNTTDFAILAPQATDFTWYPNSFMAAVSQNEPEYSSAIAILDELLADIKETGIASENIYFAGFSQGACLTLEFVARNAQRFGGVAAFTGGLIGDKLYTENYSGDFNGTPIFIGTGDPDAHVPVKRVEDSAEILRDMNANVEVKVYKNRPHSISEDELNLANKHIFN, encoded by the coding sequence ATGCATAGAAAAGAGATATATACCTCAGGAAAAGAGCTTCGGGAAGCCGAGAAAGTTTTGGTTTTAATTCACGGTCGGGGTGGAAATGCTAAAGAATTCCTCTCGCTGGGCAATCATTTAAACACCACAGATTTTGCCATTCTTGCGCCACAAGCCACCGATTTCACCTGGTACCCAAATTCATTTATGGCTGCGGTTTCCCAAAATGAACCGGAATATTCTTCAGCCATAGCAATTTTAGATGAATTATTAGCCGATATTAAAGAAACAGGAATTGCATCAGAAAATATTTACTTTGCAGGATTCTCCCAGGGAGCTTGCCTAACGCTGGAATTTGTTGCCAGAAATGCTCAAAGATTTGGCGGGGTGGCAGCATTTACCGGAGGTCTAATTGGCGATAAACTTTATACCGAAAATTATTCGGGAGATTTTAATGGAACTCCGATTTTTATAGGTACCGGAGATCCAGATGCTCACGTGCCAGTAAAGCGTGTAGAAGATTCTGCTGAAATTTTAAGGGATATGAATGCAAATGTTGAAGTAAAAGTTTATAAAAACAGACCGCATTCAATTTCTGAAGATGAACTAAATCTAGCCAACAAACACATATTTAACTAG
- a CDS encoding pirin family protein has protein sequence MRSIKKIHTAVNSPIADLITYRALPTNSIDHIDPFLFLNHHGYQEYAENNNGLPFGPHPHRGFETVTFILKGDLTHKDSSGFESVIKAGGVQWMTAGKGLIHAEVSSDEFKKKGGELEILQLWVNLPAKHKMTEPNYTGLQKENIPQLSLDEGKVKLAVVSGNWEDKKGAFDPLNDIQMATVNFAEGGKYSVEITSERNIFFYVVKGKVKVNGEEAKIHNLVEFNNEGDKIEIEALEESILLLGHAAPFNEPIVAQGPFVMNSQEEIQQAFQDYQNGEFGNWNG, from the coding sequence ATGCGAAGCATTAAAAAAATACATACCGCGGTAAATTCACCCATCGCCGATCTTATAACCTACCGCGCCCTACCAACTAATTCAATAGATCATATAGATCCGTTTTTATTTCTCAATCATCACGGCTACCAGGAATATGCTGAGAATAATAACGGGCTCCCGTTTGGCCCTCACCCCCACCGCGGATTTGAAACGGTTACTTTTATTTTAAAGGGCGATTTAACGCATAAAGACAGTAGCGGGTTTGAAAGTGTGATTAAAGCCGGTGGCGTGCAATGGATGACTGCAGGAAAAGGCCTTATTCACGCTGAAGTTTCTTCAGATGAGTTCAAGAAAAAAGGCGGTGAGCTGGAAATTCTTCAGCTTTGGGTAAACTTGCCGGCAAAACATAAAATGACTGAACCCAATTATACAGGTTTACAAAAAGAAAATATTCCGCAGTTAAGTTTAGATGAAGGGAAAGTAAAATTAGCTGTAGTTTCAGGAAATTGGGAGGATAAAAAAGGTGCTTTTGATCCATTGAATGATATACAGATGGCTACTGTAAATTTTGCTGAAGGCGGTAAATATTCCGTTGAAATCACTTCAGAAAGAAATATTTTCTTCTATGTAGTAAAAGGTAAGGTGAAGGTAAACGGGGAAGAAGCCAAAATTCATAATTTAGTTGAATTCAATAATGAAGGAGACAAAATAGAAATTGAAGCCCTGGAAGAAAGTATTTTGCTTTTAGGCCACGCTGCGCCTTTTAACGAACCAATAGTTGCGCAGGGACCTTTTGTAATGAATAGCCAGGAGGAAATTCAGCAGGCATTTCAGGATTATCAAAACGGTGAGTTTGGAAATTGGAATGGATAA
- the rpsA gene encoding 30S ribosomal protein S1, giving the protein MAEDKKNQDVQDENLEVQPVAGMATSSQPAPSEQQENPEKFLEEFNWHNYEEGIDPIDDEKLEEFEKLVAENFVDTLNDEVVTGKVINITDRDAIIDINAKSEGVISLNEFRYNPDLKVGDDVEVLIDVREDSTGQLILSHRKARVIQAWDRVNKAHDESLIVNGFVKCRTKGGMIVDVFGIEAFLPGSQIDVKPIRDYDAYVGKTMEFKVVKINHEFKNVVVSHKALIEADIEEQKKEIIGQLEKGQVLEGTVKNITSYGVFVDLGGVDGLVHITDLSWSRINHPNEIVELDQKLNVVILDFDEAKTRIQLGLKQLSKHPWEALDENLKVGDKVKGKVVVIADYGAFIEVADGVEGLIHVSEMSWSTHLRSAQDFVNVGDEVEAQILTLDREDRKMSLGIKQLTPDPWTDITTKYPVGSKHKGIVRNFTNFGVFVELEEGIDGLIYISDLSWTKKIKHPSEFTNVGDELEVVVLELDVDGRKLSLGHKQVEDNPWDKYETEFAVGTKHTAEIAEIVDKGATIDFNEDITAFVPTRHLEKEDGNKLTKGESAEFQIIEFNKEFKRVVASHMAIHKEEEQQIVKQAAKKAASQNNDKTTIGDVNADLQALKDKMEGK; this is encoded by the coding sequence ATGGCTGAAGACAAAAAAAACCAGGACGTTCAGGACGAAAATCTTGAAGTTCAACCGGTAGCTGGAATGGCTACTTCATCGCAACCTGCTCCTTCTGAGCAACAGGAAAACCCTGAGAAATTTCTTGAAGAATTTAACTGGCACAATTATGAAGAGGGAATTGACCCTATTGATGATGAGAAGTTAGAAGAATTTGAGAAATTAGTTGCAGAGAATTTCGTAGACACTTTAAATGACGAAGTTGTAACAGGAAAAGTAATTAATATTACAGATCGTGATGCAATTATAGACATTAACGCAAAAAGTGAAGGCGTTATTTCCCTTAACGAATTTCGTTACAATCCAGATCTTAAAGTTGGAGACGACGTTGAGGTTTTGATCGACGTTCGTGAAGATTCAACAGGACAATTAATCCTTTCTCACCGTAAAGCTCGTGTAATTCAGGCCTGGGATCGTGTGAACAAAGCTCACGACGAAAGTCTTATCGTAAACGGTTTTGTTAAGTGCAGAACTAAAGGTGGTATGATCGTAGATGTATTTGGAATTGAGGCATTCTTGCCAGGTTCTCAAATAGACGTGAAGCCTATCCGTGATTACGATGCTTATGTTGGAAAAACAATGGAATTCAAAGTTGTGAAAATCAACCACGAATTCAAAAACGTTGTGGTTTCTCACAAAGCGCTTATTGAAGCCGATATCGAAGAACAGAAGAAAGAAATTATCGGTCAGCTTGAAAAAGGTCAGGTACTTGAAGGTACTGTTAAAAACATCACTTCTTACGGAGTATTTGTTGACCTTGGAGGAGTTGACGGACTTGTTCACATTACCGACCTTAGCTGGTCTCGTATCAACCATCCAAATGAGATCGTTGAACTTGATCAAAAACTAAACGTGGTAATTCTTGACTTTGATGAAGCTAAAACAAGAATCCAACTTGGTCTTAAGCAATTAAGCAAACACCCATGGGAAGCTCTTGACGAAAACCTTAAGGTTGGAGACAAGGTAAAAGGTAAAGTAGTTGTAATCGCAGATTACGGTGCATTTATTGAAGTTGCCGATGGTGTTGAAGGTCTTATCCACGTTTCTGAAATGTCATGGAGCACGCACTTGCGTTCAGCCCAGGATTTCGTAAATGTTGGAGATGAGGTTGAAGCTCAAATCTTAACTTTAGATCGTGAAGACCGTAAAATGTCTCTTGGAATTAAGCAATTAACTCCAGACCCATGGACAGATATTACTACTAAATATCCTGTTGGTTCTAAACATAAAGGAATTGTACGTAACTTCACTAACTTTGGGGTATTCGTAGAATTAGAAGAAGGAATTGACGGACTTATCTATATCTCTGATCTTTCCTGGACTAAGAAAATCAAGCACCCATCAGAATTTACTAACGTAGGTGATGAGCTTGAGGTTGTAGTTCTTGAATTAGACGTTGATGGTCGTAAGTTGAGCCTTGGTCACAAGCAGGTTGAGGACAACCCTTGGGATAAATACGAAACTGAGTTCGCTGTTGGTACTAAACATACCGCAGAGATTGCAGAGATCGTAGACAAAGGTGCTACCATAGACTTTAACGAAGATATCACTGCATTTGTTCCAACCAGACATCTTGAAAAAGAAGACGGAAACAAATTAACTAAAGGTGAATCTGCAGAGTTTCAGATCATTGAATTCAATAAAGAATTCAAAAGAGTGGTAGCTTCACATATGGCTATTCACAAAGAAGAAGAGCAGCAAATCGTTAAGCAAGCCGCTAAAAAAGCAGCTTCGCAAAACAATGACAAAACCACTATTGGTGATGTTAATGCAGATCTTCAAGCTTTAAAAGATAAAATGGAAGGGAAGTAA
- the cmk gene encoding (d)CMP kinase has protein sequence MSKKITIAIDGYSSTGKSTVAKQLAAELGYVYVDTGAMYRAVTLYLMRKMLVSDTHFDEEAILRHLPFINISFVFNEEVGYGEVHLNNENVEKEIRLMEVSQQVSKVAAIPEVRKMLVKIQQEIGKNKAVVMDGRDIGTVVFPDADLKLFMTASTEKRAERRYDELKGRGDEVKYEDVLANVKERDYLDTTREDSPLVKAEDAIEIDNSDMNLDEQFEKVLKLAKDKIED, from the coding sequence ATGAGTAAGAAAATAACGATTGCTATAGACGGGTATTCTTCCACCGGAAAAAGTACAGTGGCTAAACAACTTGCAGCCGAGCTAGGCTATGTTTATGTAGATACCGGTGCGATGTATCGTGCAGTGACTTTATACCTAATGCGTAAAATGTTGGTTAGTGATACACATTTTGACGAGGAGGCCATCTTAAGACATTTACCATTTATTAATATCAGTTTTGTTTTTAATGAAGAGGTAGGTTATGGAGAAGTTCATTTAAATAATGAGAATGTTGAAAAGGAAATCAGGTTGATGGAAGTTTCCCAACAGGTAAGTAAAGTTGCTGCAATTCCAGAAGTAAGAAAAATGTTGGTTAAAATTCAGCAGGAAATTGGCAAAAATAAAGCAGTAGTGATGGATGGCCGTGATATTGGAACCGTTGTTTTTCCTGACGCCGATTTGAAGTTATTTATGACCGCTTCTACCGAAAAACGTGCAGAACGCAGGTATGACGAATTGAAGGGCCGTGGAGATGAGGTTAAATATGAAGATGTACTTGCTAACGTTAAAGAACGTGATTACCTGGATACCACCCGCGAAGACTCTCCTTTAGTAAAAGCTGAAGATGCTATAGAGATTGATAATTCAGATATGAATCTGGACGAACAGTTTGAAAAAGTATTAAAACTGGCCAAAGATAAAATTGAAGATTAA
- the lon gene encoding endopeptidase La encodes MTKTKLTSFDSLSLQDIDQDADLIPLMTPEDEEEINREELPETLPILPLRNTVLFPGVVIPITAGRDTSIKLINEANNDSKIIGVVAQKDEEVENPSANDIYSTGVVARILRVLKMPDGNTTVIIQGKKRFEIDEIVKEEPYLTASIKEVSESRPELDNKEFPAIIDSIKELALQIIKGSPNIPSEASFAIKNIESSSFLINFVSSNMNLAVEDKQKLLETNDLKDRALATLRHMNMEFQKLELKNDIQSKVQSDMSQQQREYFLHQQMKTIQEELGGVSHEDELEEMKLRAKKKKWGEKVQKHFDKEISKMQRMNPQVAEYSIQRNYLDLFLDLPWNEFSKDKFDLKRAMKILDRDHYGLDDVKRRIIEYLAVLKLRNDMKSPILCLYGPPGVGKTSLGKSMAEALGREYVRVSLGGLRDEAEIRGHRKTYIGAMPGRIIQSLKKAGTSNPVFVLDEIDKLSMGHAGDPSSALLEVLDPEQNSEFHDNFLEMGFDLSKVMFVATANTLSTIQPALRDRMEIINVTGYTIEEKVEIAKQHLLPKQLKEHGLTKEHIKIAKPQLEKIVEGYTRESGVRGLEKQIAKMVRHAAKNIAMEEEYNIKVTNEDIIEVLGSPKLERDKYENNEVAGVVTGLAWTQVGGDILFIESILSKGKGNLNITGNLGKVMKESATIAMEYMKSNAEELGLDPSIFEKYNVHIHVPEGATPKDGPSAGITMLTSLVSLFTQRKVKKSIAMTGEITLRGKVLPVGGIKEKILAAKRARIKEIILCKENERDIKEIKSDYVKGLTFHYVNEMSEVIDIAITKQKVKNAKTL; translated from the coding sequence ATGACGAAAACTAAATTGACGAGTTTTGACAGTTTGTCATTGCAGGATATAGACCAGGATGCCGATTTAATCCCTTTAATGACCCCTGAAGATGAAGAAGAAATAAACCGGGAGGAATTGCCCGAAACTTTGCCTATACTTCCTTTGAGAAATACGGTATTATTTCCTGGAGTAGTAATTCCTATTACTGCTGGAAGAGATACTTCTATTAAATTGATAAATGAAGCGAACAATGATTCTAAGATAATTGGTGTTGTTGCTCAAAAAGATGAGGAGGTAGAAAACCCTTCAGCCAACGATATTTATTCCACCGGAGTTGTTGCGCGTATTCTTAGGGTTCTAAAAATGCCAGACGGAAATACTACAGTAATTATTCAGGGGAAAAAACGATTTGAAATAGATGAGATTGTTAAGGAAGAACCTTACTTAACGGCGAGTATTAAGGAAGTTTCGGAATCCAGACCAGAATTGGATAATAAAGAATTTCCCGCGATTATAGATTCTATAAAAGAACTTGCGTTACAAATTATAAAGGGAAGTCCTAATATTCCCAGTGAAGCTTCTTTTGCTATTAAGAATATAGAAAGCTCTTCTTTTCTTATCAATTTTGTTTCTTCTAATATGAACCTGGCGGTAGAAGACAAGCAGAAATTGTTGGAAACTAACGATCTTAAAGATCGCGCCCTGGCTACTTTGCGCCATATGAATATGGAGTTTCAGAAACTGGAACTTAAAAACGATATTCAGAGTAAGGTGCAGAGTGATATGAGCCAGCAGCAGCGTGAATATTTTCTTCATCAGCAAATGAAAACCATCCAGGAAGAACTTGGCGGTGTTTCTCATGAAGATGAATTAGAAGAAATGAAATTGCGCGCCAAGAAGAAAAAGTGGGGCGAAAAAGTACAGAAACATTTTGATAAGGAAATTTCCAAAATGCAGCGGATGAACCCTCAGGTTGCTGAATATTCTATTCAGCGAAATTACCTGGATTTATTTCTGGATCTTCCCTGGAATGAATTTAGTAAGGATAAATTCGATTTAAAAAGAGCGATGAAAATTTTAGATCGTGACCACTATGGTTTAGACGATGTAAAACGCCGAATTATAGAATATCTAGCAGTATTGAAACTGCGTAATGATATGAAGTCTCCAATTCTTTGTCTTTATGGACCCCCTGGGGTTGGTAAGACTTCGCTGGGTAAATCTATGGCAGAAGCTTTAGGGCGTGAATACGTAAGAGTTTCTCTTGGGGGATTGCGCGATGAAGCAGAAATACGTGGGCACAGGAAAACTTATATCGGTGCAATGCCCGGTAGAATAATTCAATCGCTTAAAAAAGCAGGGACTAGTAACCCGGTTTTTGTTTTAGATGAAATTGATAAATTGAGTATGGGGCATGCCGGTGATCCTTCTTCAGCATTGTTGGAAGTTTTGGATCCCGAGCAAAATAGTGAGTTCCACGATAACTTTTTAGAAATGGGCTTTGACCTTTCTAAAGTGATGTTTGTAGCTACGGCAAATACTTTAAGTACCATTCAGCCGGCACTTAGGGATCGTATGGAAATTATAAACGTTACCGGTTATACCATAGAAGAGAAAGTAGAGATTGCGAAGCAGCACTTGCTTCCTAAGCAATTAAAAGAACACGGCCTTACAAAAGAGCATATAAAAATAGCCAAACCTCAATTGGAAAAAATTGTTGAAGGTTATACAAGAGAATCTGGAGTTCGCGGATTGGAAAAACAAATTGCAAAAATGGTGCGTCACGCGGCCAAAAACATTGCAATGGAAGAAGAATATAATATCAAAGTGACTAATGAAGATATTATTGAAGTATTAGGAAGTCCTAAATTAGAGCGTGATAAATACGAAAATAATGAAGTTGCCGGTGTGGTGACAGGTTTAGCCTGGACCCAGGTTGGAGGAGATATTCTATTTATTGAATCGATACTTTCTAAAGGAAAAGGTAATCTGAATATTACCGGGAATCTTGGAAAAGTAATGAAAGAATCGGCTACTATTGCGATGGAATATATGAAATCTAACGCCGAAGAACTTGGTTTAGATCCTTCCATATTTGAAAAATACAATGTTCATATTCACGTGCCGGAAGGTGCAACTCCAAAGGATGGTCCTAGTGCGGGTATTACAATGCTTACTTCTTTAGTTTCTTTATTTACGCAACGCAAAGTAAAGAAAAGCATCGCGATGACTGGAGAAATTACCTTAAGAGGTAAAGTGCTTCCAGTTGGCGGAATCAAAGAAAAAATTCTTGCCGCTAAACGTGCTCGTATCAAAGAGATTATTCTTTGTAAAGAGAATGAGCGTGATATAAAAGAAATAAAATCAGATTATGTAAAAGGACTTACCTTTCATTATGTAAATGAAATGAGTGAGGTTATAGATATTGCGATCACCAAGCAAAAGGTGAAAAACGCCAAGACGCTTTAA
- a CDS encoding RNA polymerase sigma factor, translating to MTPTITHINDLVARCRKGDQRAQMEVYERYYKAMFNTSLRIVNDTAEAEDIMQEAFLKAFSKIDSFQGTATFGAWLKRIVVNLSINAFNKKIKLNEVAYNDELKNEVDESEGIILEEDSKNEKINKVLKALNSLKENYRVALNLHLIEGYDYEEISEILNMSYANCRTTISRGKESLRKNLQKL from the coding sequence TTGACACCAACCATCACACATATTAATGATCTTGTTGCGCGTTGCCGAAAAGGCGATCAGCGTGCACAAATGGAAGTTTACGAACGCTACTATAAAGCAATGTTCAACACTTCCCTACGCATTGTGAACGATACCGCTGAAGCTGAAGACATTATGCAGGAAGCCTTTTTGAAAGCTTTTTCTAAAATAGATAGTTTTCAGGGAACTGCAACTTTTGGCGCGTGGCTAAAAAGAATTGTGGTAAACCTAAGTATTAATGCCTTTAATAAAAAAATAAAATTAAACGAAGTTGCCTATAATGATGAACTAAAAAATGAAGTTGACGAAAGCGAAGGAATTATTCTCGAAGAAGATTCTAAAAACGAAAAAATAAACAAAGTTTTAAAGGCGCTCAATTCACTCAAGGAAAATTACCGGGTTGCCCTAAACCTCCACCTAATTGAAGGTTACGATTACGAAGAGATTAGTGAAATCCTGAATATGTCTTACGCCAATTGTAGAACTACAATTTCAAGAGGTAAAGAAAGTCTAAGAAAAAATTTGCAAAAATTATGA
- a CDS encoding head GIN domain-containing protein, producing the protein MKKLTLIIAALFIASVPAQAQWWGSNETVKGNGEMTSENRNTGDYDEISLVGSMDVELVAGTEGNLIIEAESNLQEYITTEINGKTLKISVEKGYNLKPSRNNGIKVTVPFKELEGVQVTGSGDLWNSDPIKARNFSTKVTGSGDIKLNLEVENLEGAVTGSGDTELRGKARNFDCKVTGSGDFKAYDLRAENVEATVMGSGDIQISASKKLKAQVMGSGDIKYKGNPENQDFKTSGSGSISSN; encoded by the coding sequence ATGAAAAAACTAACACTAATTATCGCTGCATTATTTATCGCTTCAGTTCCTGCACAAGCCCAGTGGTGGGGCAGTAATGAAACTGTAAAGGGAAATGGAGAAATGACTTCAGAGAATAGAAATACGGGGGATTATGACGAAATATCGCTGGTTGGGTCTATGGATGTGGAACTTGTTGCCGGCACCGAAGGCAATCTTATTATTGAAGCCGAAAGTAACCTGCAGGAATACATTACCACAGAAATTAATGGCAAGACTTTAAAAATATCAGTAGAAAAAGGTTACAATCTTAAACCTTCAAGAAATAATGGAATAAAAGTTACTGTTCCATTCAAAGAGCTGGAAGGCGTTCAGGTAACCGGTTCAGGTGATCTTTGGAATTCAGATCCAATAAAAGCCAGGAATTTCAGTACTAAAGTTACCGGGTCTGGTGATATAAAATTAAACCTTGAAGTAGAGAATCTGGAAGGTGCTGTTACAGGGTCTGGTGATACTGAATTAAGAGGAAAAGCCAGGAATTTTGACTGTAAAGTAACCGGTTCTGGCGATTTTAAAGCCTATGACCTAAGAGCTGAAAATGTAGAGGCTACAGTAATGGGCTCTGGAGATATTCAAATTTCAGCTAGTAAAAAGTTGAAAGCCCAGGTTATGGGTTCAGGAGATATAAAATATAAAGGAAATCCAGAAAACCAGGATTTCAAAACTTCGGGATCAGGTTCAATTTCTTCCAATTAA